In Porites lutea chromosome 8, jaPorLute2.1, whole genome shotgun sequence, the genomic stretch TAATAACCTTGGTGAGGTACTCAACTACTAAGTATTTTAGgttctttttttataagaaaaagATAACTGtgatttaaagttaatttactttgtgtgtgtgtgtgtgtgttagTTTCTACGCAGATTTAAAAGCTGGTGGATATTTCCTTTTCTGGCTTTTATGGCGACTGCAACACCGTCACCCCTGGCCAGCTCTGTCGAAAAGACAAATGGAAACAAGCTAAGTAGGCTTCTCATCGATGGCGGAACAACAGTGCTGAGGAATATTTTCGATTCCCATCACCCTCCTGCCAACTTGGCTGCTAATCTTAGTTCCAGACATATTCATTCCATTCTTACTAGACTTCGGCATAGAAACATTCTGAATGGCAGTCAATGGGATAAACTGTTTCCACCACCAGGTGGAGGGACACCAAACTCTATTAACTTTGATATCACTCTTCTGTTCCTCTTGCTGACGAACATTTGCGGACTATCCCCTCCCCCCTCGGGCTCTTGGCACAAAATGCCTCCCGCGAGTGACACCTCTAGAGAGGCTAACCTTGCTCGCATGAAATACTATCGAAACGTGCTCtatggtcacgtgacaacaACTGGTATTCCAAAACTAGTGTTTGATGTTAAATGGCAGGAAGTTAGTTCTGTTCTTGTTTCGCTTGGGTTGAATCAGTCTGAAGTGGACAGATTAAAGCGAGAGCCTTGTGGAGAGGATTATGTCAGCGCTGTTACTGAATGGATGAAAAATGACGAGGAGATCCAATTCCAGCTGAAAGATCTACTTACTAAACAACAACAAGTGCTCCAAACCCAACAGGAAGATCACAGAACTCTTCAAGAGGGCCACAGAACTCTTCAAGATACACAACAAACGGTTGGCAGAGTGGAACAGACGCTTCAAGATACGCACCAGGCAGCTGGcaatttgcaacaaatgttACAGGAAGTTCGGACAACCCAACAAGAATCGCAGCAGCAGATAAAGCGTGAGGCTGCAAATGCTGAAGAAAGAGGAGATAAAGCTGAAGAGGATGAAGCTCTGAGAAAATTAGCACAAGTTAACACTGAGAGAGTCATCCAGTATCACTCTGGGAAATACCAGGAGGGAACGCGCTTGCATATCTTTGAGAAGATCAAGTTGTGGCTAGACGACCTTACATCTGAAAATCGTGTTATGGTAATCAGTGGAGATGCGGGAATGGGCAAATCAGTGATTTCCGCTGTCGTTTGTCAAAGAATGCAACACGCTGGTCGGCTCTCAGGAAGTCACTTTTGTCAGCACAACAAGAAATGTTACAGGAACCCCAAGTTGATGCTTCAGTCGTTAGCTTGTCAGCTGTGTGATGTTTTACCAGAATACAAAAGTGAACTTGTGAAGAAACTTTCTAGAAACTTGGGTGTGGACATGAACAGCCTAGAAGTTCAGGAGTTGTTCGAATTTCTTTTCGAAGAGCCTTTATGCAGCGTAGGAGACCCTGGGAGAAATTTGCTGTTAGTTATGGATGGCCTGGATGAAAGTGAATACAAAGGCCGCAGTGATCTACTTGATGTCGTAGctaattatttttgtaaacttCCTGTTTGGTTCCGGTTTCTGGTTACCACTCGACCTGAAGCAAATATTGCAGATCGTCTTGAAAGGTTTAATCCTATTCAGCTGGAGCAAGATAACGAAGAAAACGTGAAAGACATCAGCCTCTTCCTTGAAAAACAGTTGAGCAGCGTTATTCAAGCGGGCTTTGAAGAAGTTGTTATCGATGCACTGGTCCGAGAGGCTGCAGGACACTTTTTATATGCTTATTTGATAGTCGATTTTATCAAGAAAAACGTTTCACTTCTCACCCCCGAGGAGTTAGGAAGAATCTCACCTTCAGGTGTATCGTCTGTTCATCAATCCTACTTTGAACGTTTAGAGAAAGAATTGAAAATTGGTGAGGaccagtttttaatttttctaagTGCACTGGCGGCTGCAAGAGGGCCGCTACCACGAAACTTTGTTTCTAAGATTTTGCTTTCGGACTCGAAGTCCCCATCTGGTCCTTGGAATGTAACAAAAGCTATCAACTCTATCTCAACCCTTCTACCTATTCATGATGACTGTCTTGTgttattccacaaatcagttaaggACTGGTTGACAGACAGAACAACCTACGGGCAACACGCCTTCTCTGTGGATGAAAAGCAAGGTCATGCCATGCTCTCTCAGCTCTGTACTATTGAACTGAATAATGTCAAAAGAAAAGGCGTTCACGGCACAGAATTCAGTACCACTGCAAGGTACGCCCTACAGCATGGTGTTTATCATATTCTCGAGTCGGAAAAGGTGGCAGAGAGTTCAAGAAGCTTTGAAGAAATCGTTAACAACTATGTTACCGACTTAGACATTGTGTATGCAAAGCTTTGTGTAAACAACACGGCTAGTTCTGAAGACATTGTCCTTACTGAAAAACAGGAAGCTTGTCAGTCATTGAGTAGTGAGCGGCGAAAAGCCCTTGGCACGTTGTTGTCTCTCTTACTAAAGTACCGTAGAAGACTTTCCACGCATCCTAGTACTATATTTCAACTGATGGTGAACGAGGGAGGGGACGTTTTTGCTGGTGAAGCGACGAAAGTTTTACAGAGTCGTGAAAAACCATACATGGAGTACCTTCATAAGGAAGCTTTGAAGGAGTTGAATAAGACCCAGGCTGAGTTTCACTGTAACTCCATGGttgtttgttttgatatttcacCGACGCAGGAGTTCATGGTTTGCGAATGTACTGATGGAATGATTTACCTTTGGTCACTCCAAACGGGTGAGCAAAAGTGGGAACGTCAGGGTGAGGTCAAGAAATGCTACTTTAAACCTGATCTTCCCTTTAGACTGGTACCGAACTCAAATGTATACTCATGTTATCGCTCTGTTGTTTTTCACCCCACTGAGCCCATTGTTCTTCCTGGAATCCTTAGCCATGCTTACTCGTTTAAAGGAAACCTCCAACCTCTGTTTCCTAGAAGTAACTGCAGATTTTCTGTTTGTTCAATTCTTGGGGACGAGAGCAAAATTATCACCGATTGCCCTGGGGATGCTAAATGCCTTGTCATGTGGaatctaaaaaatggtgaaGAGATCACTCGAACCATCAGAAATGAAGATGTTTTGTCTTTTGCTTGGTCTCCTGATGGAACGCTTCTGGCAATTTCCCATTTTTCGGGACTGGTATGTTTGGTTGACGCATTGAATTGCTTAGACACAACTCTCGCAGAAGTCGCCACCACACAACCCTGTGGAATGATAAAGTTTACCCCTGACATGCAATTCCTTTTTGGTTTGTCTCCGCCTATTTCAACAAGTAAAGACAAACACAACGAGTTGCGATTCTTAAGTTTTCCCTTAAACGTCATTAAGTTGCCTTGTGGTACCTTTTCCTTGAAAGTTTTAGTCGATAATTTTGGCCAGGATCTATGGAATTCCGAATCATCTAGCAAAGGTGGATTCTTGATGGGAGATCCTATCTTTCACAGGATTTCCTCGCGCGTTTTATTGGAGCCGTTTGCATTTGCTTTTGTGTTAAACAAACAAAGTGTATTAAAGGTACTTCCTGGCAACAGTAAAATTACAATGCTTAAACATGAGGGTTATTCGAGTGCCACCTGgctttctcctttcttttctgGTCCCTGTCGCATTGCCGTCGCTTTAGATGGAAAGACCATTTATCGTACCACTGAAGGGTGTAAAGACTTAAGAGTGGTAGCTTTGGATGTGTCGAGTGGACATCGTAAAGCAGAGAAAGTGATAAATACAGATGATGTTTTACTTGTACCTGTGTCAGAGGGTGTCCTTTTGAAAGAAACTGAACCTGGGGTGGATGTTCAGCTATGGAATTTTGAGTTGTCACAACAAATCCGAAGTTGGCCTAATTTAAGCGAGGTTAGGGATATaaagccattttcagaccaaTGTGTAGCGTGTGTGGGAAGAGATTTTGAAGTAAGCATCCTGGACACATCAAATGGAAACATAGTGAAGACCATCCCACTTTGTCACGAGGGTTACCAGTCAACATATCATTGGCTTCAGAAAGAAGCCATAGTATGCAACAGTAAATACCAGCTGCTATCCACCACTCATAGTTCAGTTCAGCTGTCAGATGGCAAAAATGAACTATGGAAGAGAACTCTGAAATTTCCATTAATTTTTACACGTCACCCACCACCTGCGATGTTTTCTCCAACAGAGGAGTTTGTCCTTTTCTCTGAGTCGAAGACAGAAGTACTTGTGCTTGAAGCATCTTCAGGAGAGTATCTCCGGACGCTATGCACCTTTGACAGTATCGTTGACTTTGCCTTTGTAAGTAAGACGGAATGTGTTATCGTCTGCAATAATACTTCGGGGAGTTATTGTCTTCCGTTGTTCAATGTTAGCACTGGGGATTTCCTAACT encodes the following:
- the LOC140946525 gene encoding uncharacterized protein, yielding MATATPSPLASSVEKTNGNKLSRLLIDGGTTVLRNIFDSHHPPANLAANLSSRHIHSILTRLRHRNILNGSQWDKLFPPPGGGTPNSINFDITLLFLLLTNICGLSPPPSGSWHKMPPASDTSREANLARMKYYRNVLYGHVTTTGIPKLVFDVKWQEVSSVLVSLGLNQSEVDRLKREPCGEDYVSAVTEWMKNDEEIQFQLKDLLTKQQQVLQTQQEDHRTLQEGHRTLQDTQQTVGRVEQTLQDTHQAAGNLQQMLQEVRTTQQESQQQIKREAANAEERGDKAEEDEALRKLAQVNTERVIQYHSGKYQEGTRLHIFEKIKLWLDDLTSENRVMVISGDAGMGKSVISAVVCQRMQHAGRLSGSHFCQHNKKCYRNPKLMLQSLACQLCDVLPEYKSELVKKLSRNLGVDMNSLEVQELFEFLFEEPLCSVGDPGRNLLLVMDGLDESEYKGRSDLLDVVANYFCKLPVWFRFLVTTRPEANIADRLERFNPIQLEQDNEENVKDISLFLEKQLSSVIQAGFEEVVIDALVREAAGHFLYAYLIVDFIKKNVSLLTPEELGRISPSGVSSVHQSYFERLEKELKIGEDQFLIFLSALAAARGPLPRNFVSKILLSDSKSPSGPWNVTKAINSISTLLPIHDDCLVLFHKSVKDWLTDRTTYGQHAFSVDEKQGHAMLSQLCTIELNNVKRKGVHGTEFSTTARYALQHGVYHILESEKVAESSRSFEEIVNNYVTDLDIVYAKLCVNNTASSEDIVLTEKQEACQSLSSERRKALGTLLSLLLKYRRRLSTHPSTIFQLMVNEGGDVFAGEATKVLQSREKPYMEYLHKEALKELNKTQAEFHCNSMVVCFDISPTQEFMVCECTDGMIYLWSLQTGEQKWERQGEVKKCYFKPDLPFRLVPNSNVYSCYRSVVFHPTEPIVLPGILSHAYSFKGNLQPLFPRSNCRFSVCSILGDESKIITDCPGDAKCLVMWNLKNGEEITRTIRNEDVLSFAWSPDGTLLAISHFSGLVCLVDALNCLDTTLAEVATTQPCGMIKFTPDMQFLFGLSPPISTSKDKHNELRFLSFPLNVIKLPCGTFSLKVLVDNFGQDLWNSESSSKGGFLMGDPIFHRISSRVLLEPFAFAFVLNKQSVLKVLPGNSKITMLKHEGYSSATWLSPFFSGPCRIAVALDGKTIYRTTEGCKDLRVVALDVSSGHRKAEKVINTDDVLLVPVSEGVLLKETEPGVDVQLWNFELSQQIRSWPNLSEVRDIKPFSDQCVACVGRDFEVSILDTSNGNIVKTIPLCHEGYQSTYHWLQKEAIVCNSKYQLLSTTHSSVQLSDGKNELWKRTLKFPLIFTRHPPPAMFSPTEEFVLFSESKTEVLVLEASSGEYLRTLCTFDSIVDFAFVSKTECVIVCNNTSGSYCLPLFNVSTGDFLTVLDIDFDPSQGLASCPQKGLIAIGLEVSERMCAVIQVKQLRDKVNREAKERSSDDDDNDFQSIEDDENKDDKGDEFDDNGDSHNSDGVEFGSDDVGDDNGGGDGNEDNMGIDGGDEITEEQELLQQIQELSLEGQVEDLDESDSDKRKIHEGTITSEGTHWALKRGSAHVFFPPNAVSQPTSIVAHRWKCSARSPPLQEHESVVSNVIEISTKTGDELKFDAKAKLVLSHSAPDLQGYELVIKKLIDWESNEWEEVDGTKALQCLKAVEEDFPPHPRDVPDFFFPVAQADITECSTYAVVCRLKSSPTYTITSNGGSFGHPDYPRVTVTIPENAVTPEAKIPLVLKVQEVPGEEFKDQDVFLGPILRVSCSQIVEFSKPVTIQLPVSLRSDQEKIPVPSTCRVRVLFLNSDDEEKKWMEITDGLKCPVNFDGTFVRFKVERFSGYTCVFEWYKEDFSVSGVITYLTSLIWKQPLLGVFFSYFNELGRAYSQDVLHLICCPAHMRERVVQELENANVVPSEENSRKKLIPGHDKAFVFVSGGITPAEIEDMEDFHLMFESDNRDKKQLPVRLISDQVFSRVEFRSSPDPNTKNLLSRLNFRLSSMKLDLTKTPVEFFGVPLNDQTLSDADPKYVLSACRPFLSKDTYEEHFNHLNSGYSSPKQALRSLLQVVAGLDPNNQDKCFEAVVSALREASNEGFLHVIQRLQEARQMVSIALVERSEVINKVSEKVCSSWKRLARELELRAGQIDNISEEEQDDEERCHRTLRTWCQLNGRNSTIRKLMISLTKIGKAEVNYDIMRYLHLVEPD